The following proteins are encoded in a genomic region of Streptomyces sp. NBC_01723:
- a CDS encoding alpha/beta fold hydrolase, translating into MFRTLAKATAAIAVVCTVAGAGLVLDEEYANATTDTETSSTGATFTGTKKLRVDGHTVNVSCSGTADGADQPLVMLMAGGGEGLENMAPLQKAVSRTNRVCSYDRLGEGASDKPAPGTPQTMDDTGRLLTKVLDRLAGNRPVVLAGHSLGGYIAARYTPHHTDRVKGLVLLDATIPHLTRDMNRTIPADATGIPAQVRAGALAANEGQNPEQFVIADGRVRSAGRIPVEILKHESQYAEVPQYGPALERMWAKGQHEWRALSTRSHLTTAKGAGHYIHTDRPDLALKAVKKVTRRAAHQR; encoded by the coding sequence ATGTTCCGCACCCTCGCCAAGGCCACCGCCGCCATCGCCGTGGTCTGCACCGTCGCAGGTGCGGGACTCGTCCTCGACGAGGAGTACGCCAACGCCACCACCGACACCGAGACGTCCTCGACGGGTGCCACCTTCACCGGCACCAAGAAGCTCCGCGTCGACGGCCACACGGTCAACGTCTCCTGCTCGGGCACCGCCGACGGCGCGGACCAGCCCCTGGTGATGCTGATGGCCGGCGGCGGCGAGGGCCTGGAGAACATGGCCCCCCTCCAGAAGGCGGTGAGCAGGACGAACCGCGTCTGCTCCTACGACCGCCTCGGCGAGGGCGCCAGCGACAAGCCCGCCCCGGGCACCCCGCAGACCATGGACGACACCGGCAGGCTCCTCACCAAGGTCCTCGACCGCCTCGCCGGCAACCGGCCCGTCGTCCTGGCCGGACACTCCCTCGGCGGCTACATCGCCGCCCGCTACACCCCTCACCACACCGACCGCGTCAAGGGCCTCGTCCTCCTCGACGCCACCATCCCCCACCTCACCCGCGACATGAACCGCACCATCCCCGCCGACGCCACCGGCATCCCCGCCCAGGTCCGCGCCGGCGCCCTCGCCGCCAACGAGGGCCAGAACCCTGAGCAGTTCGTCATCGCCGACGGCAGGGTCCGCTCCGCGGGCCGCATCCCCGTCGAGATCCTCAAGCACGAGTCCCAGTACGCCGAGGTCCCCCAGTACGGCCCCGCCCTGGAGCGCATGTGGGCCAAGGGCCAGCACGAATGGCGCGCCCTCTCCACCCGCAGCCACCTCACCACCGCCAAGGGCGCCGGCCACTACATCCACACCGACCGCCCCGACCTCGCCCTCAAGGCCGTCAAGAAGGTCACCCGCCGGGCAGCACATCAGCGCTGA
- a CDS encoding TetR/AcrR family transcriptional regulator — MSPKQHRGEVTSDRLLDAALRLYTESGEQGVTVTAVTRTSGVSLGSLYHHFGSLDGLLTALTERWTGRLMGQLVTALIATEGARGGIRAVVEAYLAFVRDHPGAALLLHSPYADERMMPRAQETREAQAPAVSAFAAWAQPHIASGELAPLPQPVLESLVLGPVVAVARRHVAGIRDLDLEEAARVLPDRIWRSISAGGE; from the coding sequence ATGAGCCCCAAGCAGCACCGCGGTGAGGTCACCTCCGACCGGCTCCTGGACGCCGCGCTGCGCCTCTACACGGAGTCGGGCGAACAGGGCGTCACCGTCACCGCCGTCACCCGGACCAGCGGCGTCAGCCTCGGCAGCCTGTACCACCACTTCGGCAGCCTGGACGGCCTGCTCACGGCCCTCACGGAACGCTGGACGGGCAGGCTGATGGGGCAGTTGGTCACCGCGCTGATCGCCACGGAGGGCGCACGGGGCGGGATCCGGGCGGTGGTGGAGGCGTATCTCGCCTTCGTCCGCGACCACCCGGGTGCGGCCCTGCTCCTCCACTCCCCCTACGCCGACGAGCGCATGATGCCCCGGGCGCAGGAGACGCGGGAGGCGCAGGCGCCGGCAGTGTCGGCGTTCGCCGCGTGGGCCCAGCCGCACATCGCCTCCGGTGAACTGGCCCCGCTGCCCCAGCCCGTGCTGGAGTCCCTGGTCCTGGGCCCGGTCGTGGCCGTCGCCCGCCGCCACGTCGCCGGCATCAGGGACCTGGACCTGGAGGAGGCGGCGCGGGTGCTGCCGGACCGGATCTGGCGCTCGATCAGCGCGGGCGGGGAGTAG
- a CDS encoding serine/threonine-protein kinase — protein sequence MLELDGSGAEPLEDEDPRRIGPIPLIGRLGAGGMGRVYLGVHEGRYAAVKQLLPSIVAEDKDFLRRFGHELDNLARLPAQATAPLLAGDRTASPPWFATAYVPGLTLNEAIDVHGGPLPADALWLLLREAASGLAAVHAMDMVHRDLKPSNVMLTLDGLTLIDFGVARAAEQSRLTRTGMVVGTPAYMSPEQASGARSSSGAVDVFALGSVLAYAASGRPPFGEESGHAVLYRIVHEEPDLGAVRELDPDLADVVAACLDKDHEGRPTAAELVGIADRHGPFTPPLWPESVTGHLTRRAAFAETVPDAADLPAEVPAEVPVVPPAAAAPEPERRERRRRTRVLFAVIPVVVGAASTVAIQLLPHATDSGAEAGTGPASSAPASASSPADPAASKPGKESPTPSTSASPSASASPGGEGRDGGGAGAEEGRSGATAGTGSGGGAEGADDTDGSGGSSGSGGSGSAGDSGGSGGSGDSGGSAGSNGSAGSGSGDTDQDPPASGYFGLENGEEGKCLIQVLNRADTGFCTDMAAHWTFRGAGNGAVKVVNKSGSCLSANMKDQAVFTGDCATDSTALLWRTGSGSTLRSVFSGGCLDLAFGPGVDTQTCGSGAASQKWTRS from the coding sequence GTGTTGGAGCTGGACGGCAGCGGTGCCGAGCCACTGGAGGACGAGGACCCGCGGCGGATCGGGCCGATCCCGCTGATCGGACGCCTCGGCGCGGGCGGCATGGGCCGCGTCTACCTCGGCGTCCACGAGGGGCGGTACGCCGCCGTCAAACAACTGCTGCCCTCGATCGTCGCCGAGGACAAGGACTTCCTGCGCCGCTTCGGACACGAGCTGGACAACCTCGCGCGCTTACCCGCACAGGCGACCGCGCCGCTCCTCGCGGGCGACCGCACCGCCAGTCCGCCGTGGTTCGCCACCGCCTACGTCCCGGGGCTCACCCTGAACGAGGCGATCGACGTCCACGGGGGCCCGCTGCCCGCCGACGCGCTGTGGCTGCTGCTCCGCGAGGCCGCCTCGGGGCTGGCGGCGGTGCACGCGATGGACATGGTGCACCGGGACCTCAAGCCGTCCAACGTGATGCTCACCCTCGACGGCCTCACCCTCATCGACTTCGGGGTGGCCCGCGCCGCCGAGCAGAGCCGGCTCACCCGCACCGGCATGGTGGTCGGCACGCCCGCCTACATGTCGCCCGAACAGGCGTCGGGGGCCAGAAGTTCGTCCGGTGCCGTCGACGTGTTCGCGCTCGGCTCCGTCCTCGCCTACGCGGCGAGCGGCCGGCCGCCCTTCGGCGAGGAGTCCGGGCACGCCGTGCTCTACCGGATCGTGCACGAGGAACCCGACCTCGGCGCCGTACGCGAGCTGGACCCGGACCTCGCCGACGTGGTCGCCGCCTGCCTGGACAAGGATCACGAGGGGCGGCCGACCGCCGCCGAACTGGTCGGGATCGCCGACCGGCACGGGCCGTTCACGCCGCCGCTGTGGCCGGAGTCCGTCACCGGGCACCTGACCCGGCGCGCCGCCTTCGCCGAGACGGTCCCGGACGCGGCGGACCTGCCCGCGGAGGTGCCCGCCGAGGTGCCCGTCGTGCCGCCCGCCGCCGCCGCCCCCGAGCCGGAGCGGCGTGAGCGCCGACGCCGTACGCGCGTCCTGTTCGCCGTGATCCCGGTCGTGGTCGGCGCCGCGAGCACCGTCGCCATCCAACTCCTGCCCCACGCCACCGACTCGGGCGCGGAGGCGGGCACCGGTCCGGCCTCCTCCGCCCCGGCCTCCGCCTCGTCGCCGGCCGATCCCGCGGCTTCGAAGCCGGGGAAGGAGAGCCCGACGCCCAGCACGTCGGCGTCGCCGTCGGCGTCCGCCTCGCCCGGGGGCGAGGGGCGCGACGGAGGGGGAGCGGGGGCGGAAGAGGGCCGTTCCGGCGCGACCGCCGGTACCGGCAGCGGCGGCGGTGCGGAGGGCGCCGACGACACGGACGGCTCGGGCGGTTCAAGCGGCTCGGGCGGCTCCGGCAGCGCGGGTGATTCCGGCGGCTCGGGCGGCTCCGGCGACTCCGGTGGTTCGGCGGGCTCGAACGGGTCGGCCGGATCCGGGTCCGGTGACACGGACCAGGACCCGCCCGCCTCCGGCTACTTCGGCCTCGAGAACGGCGAGGAGGGCAAGTGCCTCATCCAGGTCCTCAACAGGGCCGACACCGGGTTCTGCACGGACATGGCCGCCCACTGGACCTTCCGCGGCGCCGGGAACGGCGCGGTCAAGGTGGTCAACAAGTCGGGCTCCTGCCTGAGCGCCAACATGAAGGACCAGGCCGTCTTCACCGGTGACTGCGCCACCGACAGCACCGCGCTCCTGTGGCGGACCGGGTCCGGCTCCACGCTCCGGAGCGTCTTCAGCGGAGGCTGCCTCGACCTGGCCTTCGGCCCGGGCGTCGACACCCAGACCTGCGGGTCCGGCGCGGCGTCCCAGAAATGGACGCGGAGCTAG
- a CDS encoding LysR family transcriptional regulator produces MELRTLRYFVAVAEELHFGRAAVRLRMSQPPLSRAVKGLETELGATLLHRTSAGVTLTDAGAVLLDEARGLLDRADRVRARVAAAAGDATLTVGILGDSTDPDVVRLADAYRRRHPHVEVTVRETDLTDPTCGLHAGLVDVALTRGPFDRTGLTTYELRADPVGALLRADDPLAHRAALAPGDLADRRWFRFPEGTDPEWQTYWNGGEVRPGPVVRTVRECRQAVLWNGTVGMTLVGHEPGEGLTVVPLTGLPPSRVLVAWREAGHQSPLIRSFVRTTVAAYDARRGPSDGS; encoded by the coding sequence ATGGAGCTACGTACGCTGCGCTACTTCGTGGCGGTCGCCGAGGAACTCCACTTCGGCCGGGCGGCCGTCCGGCTGCGCATGAGCCAGCCGCCGCTGAGCCGGGCGGTCAAGGGCCTGGAGACGGAGCTGGGCGCCACGCTCCTCCACCGGACCTCCGCCGGCGTCACGCTCACCGACGCGGGGGCGGTGCTGCTCGACGAGGCGCGCGGGCTGCTCGACCGGGCCGACCGGGTCCGCGCACGCGTGGCCGCCGCGGCCGGCGACGCCACCCTCACCGTCGGCATCCTCGGGGACAGCACCGACCCGGACGTGGTCCGGCTGGCCGACGCCTACCGCCGCCGCCATCCCCACGTCGAGGTCACCGTCCGGGAGACCGACCTGACCGACCCCACCTGCGGGCTGCACGCGGGCCTGGTCGACGTGGCGCTGACCCGCGGCCCCTTCGACCGGACCGGCCTGACCACGTACGAGCTGCGCGCCGACCCGGTGGGGGCGCTGCTGCGCGCCGACGACCCCCTCGCCCACCGCGCCGCCCTGGCCCCGGGCGACTTGGCCGACCGCCGCTGGTTCCGCTTCCCGGAGGGCACCGACCCCGAGTGGCAGACGTACTGGAACGGCGGGGAGGTGCGGCCCGGTCCGGTGGTGCGCACCGTGCGGGAATGCCGGCAGGCCGTGCTCTGGAACGGCACGGTCGGGATGACCCTCGTCGGCCACGAGCCCGGTGAGGGGCTCACCGTGGTGCCGCTGACCGGGCTGCCGCCGAGCCGCGTCCTGGTGGCCTGGCGCGAGGCCGGCCACCAGAGCCCGCTGATCCGCTCCTTCGTCCGGACGACGGTGGCCGCGTACGACGCCCGCCGCGGACCGTCGGACGGCTCCTAG
- a CDS encoding cupin domain-containing protein produces MTGEPQTRVPDSEPDAAPDAEPETEPGRDPAVSVVGPDDGETLVLGTTRMRVLEDGTRTGHRLGMAESVLAPHTPGPPQHRHARHDEGFYVISGTVRFTVGDEDHDATAGTFVMVPPGAPHTFANVTDEPAVMLSTFTPDLYVQYFRDLRDLYADGRHPTPQDGVRTMSRYATEPAADFAGFARGTGS; encoded by the coding sequence ATGACCGGAGAACCGCAGACCAGAGTGCCCGACAGCGAACCGGACGCCGCACCGGACGCCGAACCGGAAACCGAGCCGGGCCGGGACCCCGCCGTGTCGGTGGTCGGCCCCGACGACGGGGAGACCCTCGTCCTGGGCACCACCCGGATGCGCGTCCTGGAGGACGGCACCCGCACCGGGCACCGCCTCGGCATGGCCGAGTCCGTACTCGCCCCGCACACCCCCGGACCGCCGCAGCACCGTCACGCCCGGCACGACGAGGGCTTCTACGTCATCTCCGGCACCGTGCGCTTCACCGTCGGGGACGAGGACCACGACGCCACGGCGGGCACGTTCGTGATGGTCCCGCCCGGCGCACCGCACACCTTCGCCAACGTCACCGACGAACCGGCCGTCATGCTCAGCACCTTCACACCGGACCTGTACGTCCAGTACTTCCGGGACCTGCGGGACCTGTACGCCGACGGGCGCCACCCGACCCCGCAGGACGGCGTCCGGACCATGAGCCGGTACGCGACCGAACCCGCCGCCGACTTCGCCGGCTTCGCCCGGGGGACCGGGTCGTGA
- a CDS encoding DoxX family protein, which translates to MNVAYWIAAGLLAAFYLYGGALKVIRDQDGLRPMMAWVDSVPMPVVRAVGLAELLGAAGLVLPPLTGVAPWLAPAAAVGFVVLQIGATGVHLRLGDREVALNLTLLATAAVTVWLATTWL; encoded by the coding sequence GTGAACGTCGCGTACTGGATCGCCGCCGGTCTGCTCGCCGCCTTCTACCTCTACGGGGGCGCGCTGAAGGTGATCCGCGACCAGGACGGCCTCCGGCCGATGATGGCCTGGGTCGACAGCGTGCCGATGCCGGTCGTCCGGGCCGTCGGACTGGCCGAACTGCTCGGCGCGGCCGGACTGGTGCTCCCTCCGCTGACCGGCGTCGCGCCCTGGCTCGCCCCGGCCGCGGCGGTCGGCTTCGTGGTCCTGCAGATCGGCGCGACCGGGGTGCACCTGCGGCTCGGGGACCGCGAGGTCGCCCTCAACCTCACCCTGCTCGCCACCGCGGCCGTCACCGTATGGCTCGCCACGACCTGGCTGTGA
- a CDS encoding helix-turn-helix transcriptional regulator: MSRPVSRVLTLLELLQAGGVRTVADLAARLGVAERTVRRYVDHLIDLDVPVESVRGRYGGYRLAPGHRLPPLMLTDDEALAVLLGLVSGRRTGLTAAAGTAGETASAKIRRVLPERLRRRLDAVLDSVAFTAPPAESAAPETAVLLTVADAVRHHRPVAIRYTGGRGGDGERTLYPYGLVAHAGRWYVTGRDLSVGADRTFRLDRVAGVRTLPGIFEPPAGPDPAERVLTALATAPYRHAVTVWVQGTAEELRTRLPGSVAIVGAQAPGPGGVSDGAGAEAPRAETEPLTWSRVEMRAERLDWLPGVLASLDRPFAVERPDELRDLVADFADRLMDSARRTPPQG, translated from the coding sequence ATGTCCCGTCCCGTGTCGCGCGTCCTCACCCTGCTCGAACTCCTCCAGGCGGGAGGCGTCCGGACCGTCGCCGACCTCGCCGCACGGCTCGGCGTCGCCGAGCGCACGGTGCGCCGGTACGTCGACCACCTGATCGACCTCGACGTCCCCGTGGAGTCGGTGCGCGGCCGCTACGGCGGCTACCGGCTCGCCCCCGGCCACCGCCTGCCGCCGCTCATGCTGACCGACGACGAGGCACTGGCCGTGCTGCTGGGCCTGGTCTCCGGGCGGCGGACCGGCCTCACCGCGGCGGCGGGCACGGCGGGCGAGACGGCGTCGGCGAAGATCCGGCGGGTGCTGCCGGAGCGCCTGCGCCGCCGCCTGGACGCCGTACTGGACTCCGTCGCCTTCACGGCCCCGCCGGCCGAGTCGGCCGCCCCGGAGACCGCGGTCCTGCTCACGGTCGCCGACGCGGTACGCCATCACCGGCCGGTGGCGATCCGGTACACCGGTGGCCGGGGCGGGGACGGCGAACGCACGCTGTACCCGTACGGGCTCGTCGCGCACGCCGGCCGGTGGTACGTGACCGGACGGGACCTCTCGGTCGGTGCCGACCGGACGTTCCGGCTGGACCGCGTCGCCGGGGTGCGGACCCTGCCCGGAATCTTCGAGCCGCCGGCCGGTCCCGACCCGGCGGAGCGGGTCCTGACGGCACTGGCCACCGCCCCCTACCGGCACGCGGTGACGGTGTGGGTCCAGGGGACGGCCGAGGAGCTCCGCACCCGGTTGCCGGGCAGCGTGGCGATCGTGGGGGCGCAGGCGCCGGGGCCCGGCGGGGTGAGCGACGGGGCCGGTGCCGAGGCCCCCCGTGCGGAGACGGAGCCGCTGACCTGGTCGCGGGTCGAGATGCGGGCCGAGCGGCTCGACTGGCTGCCCGGTGTGCTCGCCTCACTGGACCGCCCGTTCGCCGTCGAGCGGCCGGACGAACTGCGGGATCTCGTCGCGGACTTCGCCGACCGGCTCATGGACTCGGCCCGGCGCACACCACCCCAGGGCTGA
- a CDS encoding VOC family protein, with amino-acid sequence MNLVSLRVITHDVAHLVDFYERVTGVRADWSTEDFAELRTASGTLAIGSTRTVPLFAPGSARPADNRSVIIEFLVDDVDAVHRNLAGLVTEFVKEPTTMPWGNRALLFRDPDGNLVNLFTPVTPAAIGKFAGSAR; translated from the coding sequence ATGAACCTCGTCTCTCTCCGCGTCATCACGCACGACGTCGCCCACCTCGTCGACTTCTACGAGCGCGTCACCGGCGTGCGCGCGGACTGGTCCACCGAGGACTTCGCCGAACTGCGCACCGCCTCCGGCACCCTCGCGATCGGCAGCACCCGTACCGTCCCGCTCTTCGCCCCCGGCTCCGCCCGCCCGGCGGACAACCGGAGCGTCATCATCGAGTTCCTCGTCGACGACGTGGACGCCGTGCACCGGAATCTGGCGGGCCTCGTCACGGAGTTCGTCAAGGAACCCACGACGATGCCCTGGGGCAACCGCGCGCTCCTCTTCCGCGACCCGGACGGCAATCTGGTCAACCTCTTCACCCCGGTGACCCCGGCCGCCATCGGGAAGTTCGCCGGCTCCGCCCGCTGA